In the Pseudorasbora parva isolate DD20220531a chromosome 5, ASM2467924v1, whole genome shotgun sequence genome, attatttattgagactaggagccgtgtaataagcgggataatgtacacccagccggttgttatcgcagaataaaccccgacagagtgatcaggaccccgacgcgaagcagaggctgggtgtacattaccccttaacaaccggctgggtgtacattatcccttacttaatgGCTAGGAAAGCACCGTATACTTGGGAGCGGCCACGTATGGTGTTTACTATGTTTGTGAAAAATACTATATTTGTGGGTGTTTCTCCCACatatctgcttcaaggtcttaaTGATAACTTATGGCATTTCTTTGTTGTTTTAAATCCAGTATAATCCAGTATTCTAtagtcttttatgagtttaataaagaactcggTCTCGTCTTCTGTCCAAACATATCGcgtcatctgtaaagaatgattGACTTTTATATACCCAAGGTGACCTGTaaatgccaaaaaaaaaatccattgcaGTTCTGCAAAAATTTCCTTTTTCGAATTGCCCCAAAAACCAACTCATGCGAGCTTAAAAACCTTTTTGCGTTATATGTGGGAGTTTTTGCTAAATTGACGCGTTTCCAAGGCTGTGTTCCATTCATTTGCAATGGATGAGAGATAAAGCTTTTAAAACTTCCATATCACGAAAGAAGTGACGGCTGAAGTCCAAATAATTTTTCATGTAGCCTTTTTTGCAGCTTGAAACCTTCAGTCACTAATACAGTCCATACAGTAATTGCATGGAAAAAGAGGAGCTTTGGCATTCTGCCAAACGTCACCTTTTTGTTCCACTGTAAATGattacagaatttttatttctggTTGAGCTATCCCTTATTAAAAAGAAGTACACTTCACCAGACTgtacaaaaatactttttatggaaataatatattttaaatagtatagtttgaaatgtatattaaatgcagTTAGTTCTTTTTGAcccacttaaaggtgcactatggagctttccgtccactggagggcgcctattcaaaacaaatcgtagtttgatgatgcagagtgtgagcgcagcatcttgggagatgtggtcttctcatcacagccggtggaaaataggactcgggcagaaatcacgttcatgcatgcggttattaacgttactgtagtctaaagcagagcaggaccgagtgttatggacctgagcacagctgctggagcgattgttaaacaaatacccgcctcgcgaataccgggacttttattatgacgggacgggacacattcgccgggcacCTGCACAGATCAGCTCTTCcgggttatgattttgaggtaatgtagctctgtttatcatgttagatacatttaagtgtgttcaaaacttaattaaatataaaaaaaacttttcttaaTTTGAAGTGCCAAATGCGGCTTCATTTGCGACTTCGTGTCCAGCATCCTGAGGAAGGCCGAATATAGAAGTCGTGCACTTGGGGTGAAAATAACTTTGTTTCGATGGCATATCTGGAACACTCTAGCCTACTGCTACAGCTCTCTCTTCCATAATGACTGCGACGTGACCTCGCCCACTCTGTTGTGTGTTCGCgggggcagtgtttatgttaatagcaagggtttatgatgtcactaaCCCGGAAAAGAAGcttgctgtagtccaaaccggccgtttttgtaggcaataaactgccgaaACTTTTAAAGACAATACCTCCGTTTGCATTgtactttcagcgctgtaactttgcagatactgtttatgctcaagcagcaacattacacactaactaaagtaaaaaaagtgaaatcacacGCAACCACCCCTTTATAGTGAAGATGATTTTAATTTGTCGATTGCAAGCTAAGTGCacatatatctatatatatcttttttttatactttgAATATTTTAAGTACACTGCAAGTgcacattcaatacaattaagtgCACTTCTTTTTAAGAAGTGATCCATTCTGATGTCTGCTACAAAGCAACATAAATTACAGTCCACTTATCCATATGTTGTTGTCTTCTCAGGGTTGGTCTGGATGTTACCATGGAGCGAGACACTTACTCACTGCACAGATGCAAATGCCAATAGTAAAACCAAAACCAGCAAAACCTATGATGGGTTAAAGAACTCAGTCCAGCAGAACAGCTCAGACAAAAACCACGTTCGGCATTTAAATGCGCCTGCAGTCCGTAGTCGAGCTGATGCAGGCTGGGGCTGGAGGGACATGTCTATCTTCCAGCCTGCCTGGAGACAGCTGACCTCAGTGTGGGTGAGGATCTGCATGGTGGCGTCCTCGGATATGTGGGATTTGTTCCTGGTGCGTCTTCTAATGGCTGTATCTATAATGTTGTACTACAGTAACTTCTCCTTAGCCATGGAGGAGCGTTTTCAGCTCAAACCAAAGATGACAGGATATTTGATCAGCTACAGCAGTATGTTGGGAGCCCTTGCTGGATGTTTGGTGGGACCCGTAACACAACTCTATAGCAACAACATGTCTGCTTTATTGTTGCACTCTACAGCGCTCACCTGCATGTTGATTTTCCTCTATGCCACGGCGCCCAACGTCTGGCAGGTCCTGCTCACCTCCACATTCTTTGCCATCTCTACCACTATCGGACGCACTTGCATCACCGACTTGGAGCTGCAGCGTGGGGGAGCCCAAGCTAGCGGGACGTTAATCGGAGCGGGACAGTCGGTCACAGCTGTGGGACGGGTCCTAGCACCACTGCTGTCTGGTCTAGCTCAAGAATTCAGCCCCTGTGGACCCCCTAGTTTGGGGGTCGTGTTGGGTCTGCTAGCTGTGGGTTTGCTACTCTTGAGGACTCCTAAGTGGGACAGTAAGTCAAAGGTCAAAGACAGACAATGAGGTGTAAACCACTCAAAGTGAAGAAAAGATAAAGGACTGGGATGGCAGCTGTCTTTTTTTCCTCTCAGGTGATGTGATCGTGGGAGTTTGGATCTGTATACCAGCTATAGAATGTCAGGACGTATATGTGAGACGGCCGTCTGTAAGGCTGCCTCCTGTGCCGCCATGCTGAAAGAGAGCAATTGCCTGTGCaaatgcagacagacagagtcTGATGCAAAGTCTTATCAGATGAATGTTTATATCAGAACATTTTGTTGTTGGTTCACCACCAATGGCAGGACTAGAGTAAAACCAAGGATGTTCAATTTCAAAGCATCAGAAGTGGGACATTCATTGTTGAAAAACGTTTATGTGATTCCTGTCCAAATTTCACACTAGTCACATGGGAAAGGTAAGGTTTACATGCTTCCAAGAAATCAATTTAGCATTTTAGGAGGGATAAACTTAACTACAGTACATGGAGTTTTACCTCACTGTGGCATTGGTACTCATTTAACCACTATTTATCTTTGGAGTACTTCAGAATACTCACTTCCTTctgtgttttaaaatgtaaaagtcGTACAGTTGCCCAAAAGGCTAGCAATAATGTTTTCAATAAAACTGTTGACAATCTGATCACAAACACTACTGGTCAATAGTATTAAATGATGtcgttgtttttattattgttcagcaaggatgcagTAAATTGATCAGTGACAATGAAGACATTTAAAATCTTTCAAAAGATTTCTCTTTCAcataaatgttatattaaaatagaaaaggtattttaaattgtaatatgtcagactattactgttttactgtatgtttgattaaataaatgcagccttggtgagcaaaagagGTTTCTTTCCAAATCATAAATCATAtcaatcccaaacttttgaatggtagtgcatttgtgggagagaaaaaaaaaatttcttttAGTATTGTTTTTGTTCCAATTTTTATCATCATCTGAATGGATGTTGTTATAAgggtttttttgttcatatcaGTAATAGTGTTCACACCTCAGCATAATTACACATATTTTTGTCTAAGaacataatgttttttttcttctatcaaataaaaataaaagtagccTGAGCCTACTCCGAATTCCACCATCAAGTAATggtttaatttattacatttagcTGTGCCTAAATAATGTAATTAacttcaataaataaatactaatgTTCAATTcggtaaattaaaataataataaaaatatataaaggaAAATGACAATGCACccaatttaaaatttaaatgcaCATGAAGCATACATTGTGTGGTTTTAATGTCACAATTTCTGATGGCTTTAGTGTGATAGAAAGCTCTTATGTAAATTCTCATGTAGGAATATTTTGGGATTGTGTTAAACATGGAATAAATTATGCCCTTTCTCTCTAGCGAGTGTTTTAGTTGTGTAATCTCGTCCACATGTAATAGCAGTACAGCTGTATTAACAGATCAGCGTGGTGGTCTCCTCATTAAAGGCCGTTGTACATCATTCTGTGGTTTCTGTACCCATGTGTGAGGAGACGGCTGTTCCTCACCCTCACAGTCTTTTTCACTATAGTTTCTAGACGAGTCATGAGGCATATTTGAGGTCTGATGTCCTGAATGGCTGATGTTTGACCTCACATGTGACGTCCTGTAGTCCCTCTGCTCCTCATTTTGTTCATCCAGCATGTTCACAGAGGAAGCCACTTCCTTCAGGGCATCTAGCGGCCTTAGAGACTTCACTGATTTAGATGACAATCTTTGTGGATGCCTGAACATGGGCCTGTTTGACGGATAGTCAATCTCGGTTTCTGTATCACCATCTCCTAAAaagacaatatatatatatatatatatatatatatatatatatatatatatatatatatatatatatatatatatatatatatatatatatatatattaaaattccTTGACCTACATAAATGTAAAACTCTCCTCTAGATGTTCATTAGAAAAGCATGACAAATAACCACATAATTATTTCTATTTcacataaatgctgttcttttgaattcaTCCAACAATTTTGAAAAAATTGATCACGtttttttactaaaatattaagcagcacaactgttttcaacattgataataataaaaaatgttttttgagcagaAAATTTGCAtgttacaatgatttctgaaggatcatctgACAcagaagactgatgctgaaaagcattgccatcacaggaatacatttcaGTGTAATgtatatgaaataaatgcagtcttacTGAGTAAAAGAGATTTCATCTTAACAAATCTTACCAACCTCAAACTTTGGAACGCTAGGGCATTTATCTCACTTCGTCATATTAAAcaaagttttaaattgtgaagaGACATAATTGAGGTCTTGTAcatttggcgtatacattccacgacattgcacactcgtactatttatacgcatttatgtgtgatcgggttggtaaGTCAGTTGCTGTCTCTATGCAAAACCTGTAGGACCAGAGGGTGAGCTAGATTTGGTTCAATAACTGCtataatactgtatatattctCTCACCGCTGTGACCGAATCTCCCTGGAGGAAATCCAGAGTTCAGACTCTGACCCATTGGCAGAGACAAAAACTTCCGAGACATTTTTGGAGCATTCTGGTGCAGCAGAGAAGAGCAAGGAAAAGGTCAGTGACAGAAAATAAGACTAATGTCCATATTGagtcagtatatatatatatatatatatatatatatatatatatatatatatatatatatatatatatatatatatatatatatatatactctacAAATCACTATGTGTaacatttgattttaaatgacatccttttgttgttttttgtaccCTGTATAAATAAGTGCTCTCATTGTAGTGTTACATACAGTGCCATGGAAGCTTCCGGCTCTGAGGCTGCGTCGTAAGCTTGTGTGCCTCCTTATCAGGATCTCTCTGGCTGTGATATCATTGGGTAATGAATGCTTATTGGTATAAGATACTGTCTGTGAAGCATAATcaataaaaaacaattgtgAAATATTGCAAGGGACAataaattagtaaaataaacattaatcatTTTATGGCCCACTACTTAATCCACatacaaaactgaattatttaaGAAAACATTAAACTTTTCTATAAAACATAGTCTTTGTTCAGTGTAACATGTTTCTGGACCATATAACATCATCACAAATTTACCACAAAAATAGCTGTCGTTCATTACcctaaatataattaatttgtaattaattaatttattagtcAAATTGTAGCTATGGTACTGGGATGTTCTGAAACTTCATATTAAGCACACCCTTTTTTGTGGCATTTTTGGTTGTTGACTTCACTTTGATAATTACCTTTATTATAACAACCTTTATAATTATTTCTAAAAATACACCTTTAGTGCATTACTTTGCATATTGTTATACATAGTGTCCCCAGTCTGACTCAAATCATGGGATGCTTCCATGCTAAAAAGTGTCTCTAGCGTCAGTTGCTAGAGCacctcttgaggccaggggagtgaggtttacccaTACAGCTCTCCCTAGCTTGTCTCCATTaaactcacccccctaaacctcactctcaTTCAGGTCATGGCATCAAATGTAACCTGTCCTACTAGACCTGCTCAGAGCAGATTTGTACTGGGGTCTCTTGTGTGAGAGGCAGGTACTTTAACAAGGACACTAAAGACCGCAGTAAGCGTCAGTTGCTAGAGcgcccctaaacctcactcctctaaaacctcactcccatccgggtcacatGCAGCACCAAATGTAACCTGTCCTTCTCTACCCACTCCGAGCAGGATTCGAACCGGCGTGGGTGGCAGGCACCTTAAGGACACTAAAGGCTGCAGCCtttagcgtcagtcgctagcaTGCCTCTTGAGGCCAGGCGAGTGAGGTTTACACAGCTCTTGCTAGCTTGCTTCTGTAACAATAGCAAAGCTATGATagaaaaatatttgaatttgGATTTGAATTTACTATAACTAACCTAAATAACATAGAATTTGAAGTACTTAGTGTTGTTTTCTAAAATTTTGTTTCAGCAATACCAATATTGTACGTTCTGTCACAACTCACTCTCTGTCTGATCTTGTACATGTTTTTCGATAAGAGTTTGTGCATATTTGTCACATCAGATGGCAAAATCTTCTTCCTTGAGGCATTCTTTGTCTCTTCACTATAAAAGATAACAGAGAACAGAAATCAACTGGAAGCAAATCATTGTGATACTCCTGTGACCATCTGGAAATGATTGCTAAATTCAGACAAAGTAAAACTAGTTTCTGAGATTTCTAAGAAGCACAGGATAGTAAAAGAAGTGACTGTGCATAAAGGAGACGTACTGTAATGAAATTAAAGAGGGAGCTGCGCTGATGTCACCAGACATTGTGTCCAGAATCTCCATGGCGTTCTGAAGCTCCAGTTTCTTATACAGAGCCACAATGCTCGACTCTGGACGACTATCACGGATTAAAATCTTGCGAATGATCCGGTTATTAAACTTCATGAACCTGACAATCGAAGAGTTTATAGATCAAAACAAATGAATCTCAAAATCAACATCACATATAACAGATAACAGTATGTACTGGACTttgtacatttatattttactcCCACATATAAACTGAGTCACTGAATAAATatagttttccaaaaaaaatccaaaactaAAGTTTGCAAGGGTAATAGCTGTGGTAGTAACTAACAGAATATTCTTTatgataaattaatttaaataaagtgcCTTGCGAATGTATTCGGCCCcgttgaactttgcgaccttttgccacatttcaggcttcaaacataataatatgaaactgtaattttttgtgaagaatcaacaacaagtgggacacaatcatgaagtggaacgacatttattggatatttcaaacttttttaacaaatcaaaaactgaaaaattgggcgtgcaaaattattcggcccccttaagataatactttgtagcgtcaccttttgctgcgattacagctgtaagtcgcttaaggtatgtctctatcagttttgcacatcgagagtctgacatttttgcccattcctccttgcagaacaactcagtgaggttggatggagagcgtttgtgaacagcagttttcagttctttccaaagattctcgattggattcaggtctggactttgacttggccattctaacacctggatatgtttatttttgaaccattacattgtagattttgctttatgttttggatcattgtcttgttggaagacaaatctccgtcctatacgactgattgttgtcctatggacagagtctcccacctcagctgtagatctctgcagttcatccagagtgatcatgggcctcttggctgcatctctgatcagtcttctccttgtgtgaactgaaagtttagagggacggccaggttttagtagatttgcagtggtctgatactccttccatttcaatattatcgcttgcacagtgctcattgggatgtttaaagcttgggaaatctttttgtatccaaatctggctttaaacttctccccaacagtatctcggacctgcctggtgtgttccttgttcttcatgatgctctctgcgctttaaacggacctctgagactatcacagtgcaggtgcatttatacggagacttgattacacacaggtggactcaatttatcatcattagtcatttaggtcaacattggatcattcagagatcctcactgaacttctggagagagtttgctgccctgaaagtaaaggggacgaataattttgcacgcccaatttttcagtttttgatttgttaaaaaagtttgaaatatccaatacatttcattccacttcatgattgtgtcccacttgttgttgattcttcacaaaaaattacagtttcatatcattatatttgaagcctgaaatgtggcaaaagggcgcaaagttcaagggggccaaaaactttcgcaaggcactgtaagcATATTTCTGAGACAGAGCTGTTAGACTAGTCTAACTGGTGGCACTAAAGAAATGAGGAAAGTGGAAACATGACACTGAAATACTTCTACTAAGTCGCTGTCAGCAGAGAACTGTACTTTAATATTCAGAAAAGCTGTGTAGTGTGTGTGGGGGAACTAAAATGTAAGAGTCTTATGTAACTCTTACTTGTCTTTCCAGTAGTAGTGACTCCATTGTCCACATAGATCTTCTATCCCTGCAACTGTGTGCTCCATTATCTGAAACAGAGTAATGGCATCAAGACTAACTAAACTGATCTAGATTATTAAGtaagtttaaatgaaatgaaaacatACCCTTTTGTGAATCTCAACATTGATGGTCTCAAGGTTTCGGTTTGTCTTACGAACATTCATTAATTTTAGAAGTGGTCTTATTGTAATTCCCTGCAAAAAGAAAGTCTTTATACACTATATAGTTTAAACGTCTGCTGTCAGAGTtaacacttttattcagcaaggatgcattaaatttatCAGAAGTGACAATAACAACatttatattgttacaaaatgTTCTAATTCAAACAAATGCTGTTCTGTAAATTTAATTTCTGCTCAGAAAGACTATGCCGAATGCTGTGAGTGCATGTTAGAAATCAGTAAttgtgagagaacattgtgcttggtacgtttttcatcttcaaaccaaactggGGTCTTCAGCCGACAAATTTTAAATCCCCTCTGGTGATCTTTTGTGGCTGTTAGAACACATTCTAACACATCAGTGTCTACAGTATGAAAGCAATCCAGTCAAATGGGTTTTCGAATACCTCttgaagtggttgaaagtggacaagtTTTTAACGTTTtagaccctgtttacacctgttttAGTGTTGGCCACTTGTGATCCAATTGACCAAAACATCTTTATAcaaggtgtaaacagggcctcaTATGCATAGCCTAACATCACTACAAAAGTTACTAGTGTACTTGTAAGATGGCTCATGTTTGTGCTTGTCTGTAAGGctcagttcttaaagggatagttcactttgaaattaaattttgatatgttttagcttacctcatgggcatccaagatgtaggagtatttgtttccccagtagtttcaattttgatcattttaggtcaaaccgttcttgtctgtgccacacataatgcaggtctatggtcaccacctcaaagagcatacacagagaagtccaaatgaaacaatcccccatcgaccaactactggggaaacaaatactccaacatctcggatgcccatgaggtaagctaaaacatatcaaaattttatttcaaagtgaactatccctttaaggtacCTGAATGAACACtgtgaagatgatgatgacaatTGTGCCTGTGATGAATAGCTTTTTGTGACCAATGCTCTCAGGGAGAGTGAAGGCCAAGGCAAATGACACGGCTCCTCTCAGCCCACCATAGGCCAAACCAAACTGATCTTTAAAGCTGAAAGGAATCGTGCGGAAGGGGTTAATGATCTGCGTTAGGACCAGGATTCCTAAAAGAAAGGAAAGGAAATATAAGGAATATAATAACATTTGAGCCAATAACTAAAATGATGTCATTTCAGTTGTAAAACAAAACTGTGCATTagtggtaaatatattttacaggtTACATCATTAGGCCAGAAGGTAGTGAAGTTATCTTTATGAGTGACTCTTTGAATCATTCCTAACATATGTTTGATCAAAACACTGATTAATTCTGTAACAAAACACAACCTTGTGATGCAACAATTGACTCTACTTTGATTGGATATATTTCTGTTTGTGTAGCAAAAATATGCAAACTTACTGGTAACTGTATCTGTATGTTAGTTATATAATTTACTCATATAAAATGTAAGTTACTTATATTTCTTCCTTGATGAATTGTTCATGCTGGTGTGTCAGCAGCACAGCTGTGACAATATTGTTTAATTGTAACCAATGACAATAAGAGATGGTACTATTAAAAACATCCTAATAATATGAGCATTCTTTATAATTCACAAAAAATCTCCCATACCCAGGCCTCTCCAAAGTAGAGCAAATAGCAGAGTAAAGAGGATATAACCCCAGTTCCACTCATGCTCTGTTGTTACGGTAACAACACCCAAGAAGAAAAAGATCAGAGTTTCTGACACACTTCCAACCATCTTAATGACATGGCGAATAGTGGTGCAGGAACGCTGGGATACATTTTCCTCCACGTAATACTTCATAGTCAAAGCACAGAT is a window encoding:
- the mfsd9 gene encoding major facilitator superfamily domain-containing protein 9, which gives rise to MNNSKCVITHKRRSPTRIIRCIYVVGFMDLFGVSMIIPLLSHHVKFLGASPTVAGIVGSTYGVLQLFSSTVVGSWSDVVGRRYSLLTCLLLSAFGYGLLGLSTSIALFVLARIPVGLFKHSLSICRALLSDLVSEEERPLVMGHFNAASSVGFILGPVVGGYLTEHEGGFYLSSFVCAAIFFLNAGLVWMLPWSETLTHCTDANANSKTKTSKTYDGLKNSVQQNSSDKNHVRHLNAPAVRSRADAGWGWRDMSIFQPAWRQLTSVWVRICMVASSDMWDLFLVRLLMAVSIMLYYSNFSLAMEERFQLKPKMTGYLISYSSMLGALAGCLVGPVTQLYSNNMSALLLHSTALTCMLIFLYATAPNVWQVLLTSTFFAISTTIGRTCITDLELQRGGAQASGTLIGAGQSVTAVGRVLAPLLSGLAQEFSPCGPPSLGVVLGLLAVGLLLLRTPKWDSKSKVKDRQ
- the slc9a2 gene encoding sodium/hydrogen exchanger 2; this translates as MVLNFDVKRHLNFLILCVFFLSGFAVTYKPSTSPSKLPPWKTMGETADPDPDETTQTLFTLNYPRIQIPFEIALWVLLASFAKIGFHVYHKITVWVPESCLLISIGLIVGGIMHSVHEEPPAVLTSNAFFLYMLPPIVLDSGYFIPTRPFFENIGTVLWFAVVGTLWNSIGIGISLFAICQIEAFGVQDISLQENLLFASIISAVEPVAVLTVFEDIGIHEQLYIVVFGECLFNDAVTVVLYNLFNHVAVTPVVEAGEVFLDIGNFFVVGLGGVLLGLLFGFVAAFTTRFTGKVREIEPLIIFLYSYLAYLLAELFAISSIMAIVICALTMKYYVEENVSQRSCTTIRHVIKMVGSVSETLIFFFLGVVTVTTEHEWNWGYILFTLLFALLWRGLGILVLTQIINPFRTIPFSFKDQFGLAYGGLRGAVSFALAFTLPESIGHKKLFITGTIVIIIFTVFIQGITIRPLLKLMNVRKTNRNLETINVEIHKRIMEHTVAGIEDLCGQWSHYYWKDKFMKFNNRIIRKILIRDSRPESSIVALYKKLELQNAMEILDTMSGDISAAPSLISLHEETKNASRKKILPSDVTNMHKLLSKNMYKIRQRTVSYTNKHSLPNDITAREILIRRHTSLRRSLRAGSFHGTNAPKMSRKFLSLPMGQSLNSGFPPGRFGHSGDGDTETEIDYPSNRPMFRHPQRLSSKSVKSLRPLDALKEVASSVNMLDEQNEEQRDYRTSHVRSNISHSGHQTSNMPHDSSRNYSEKDCEGEEQPSPHTWVQKPQNDVQRPLMRRPPR